The genomic window ATTTGTGTTTTCTTTCGTCCTTTGAGGTTCCGAACAGGGTCATTGATTTTTTTAAGATTTCGTTCTCCAATTTTGCATCATATAATTCTTGATTCTTTTTCGTCAATTCTTCACGAAGTTGATCGATTTCGTTCTTGTTTACTAACTTACGTAATTTCTTCTGATTATGTTTCACTTTGGTTTTTCTGCCTTTCGGATGAGGCTTCAAGGCTTCTATACCATACTGATTGAAGGCTGTCCTCCAAAGACTGATTTGACAAGAATTAACATCAAATTTTGCGGATACTTCGGCTAAAGTTTCATCATGAGTTTGATAGTAGTTTATCACATCAACTTTAAACTCAACTGAGAAACTTCGTTTAACTCTTCTTCGTTTAAGAGCGTCTGCGCCGCTCAAACGAAAGTTTTGTATCCATCTACCTACTTGTATTCGAGGCAAGTTACGTTTCTTTGAAAGAAGACTGATACTAATGTCACCTTGAAGATATTCACTAACGACTTCTGCTTTTAATTCTGAACTATATTTGACCATAGAAAAAGTGCTCCATAACTATTAGATTTCTTGTCTAACAATTATGGAGCACTTTACACGAGGA from Pediococcus claussenii ATCC BAA-344 includes these protein-coding regions:
- a CDS encoding helix-turn-helix domain-containing protein, with amino-acid sequence MVKYSSELKAEVVSEYLQGDISISLLSKKRNLPRIQVGRWIQNFRLSGADALKRRRVKRSFSVEFKVDVINYYQTHDETLAEVSAKFDVNSCQISLWRTAFNQYGIEALKPHPKGRKTKVKHNQKKLRKLVNKNEIDQLREELTKKNQELYDAKLENEILKKSMTLFGTSKDERKHK